Proteins from a genomic interval of Gadus morhua chromosome 21, gadMor3.0, whole genome shotgun sequence:
- the mia3 gene encoding transport and Golgi organization protein 1 homolog isoform X5, whose product MAAALFYQKCVLLLIFYFGSITALDRRFSDLKICADKECSMLLVRGKMIDDFSGPDCRFLSAKKSENVYVYYKLGGKRTDMWAGSVGRQFGYFPEHLIEVNYVYTETEIVLPTEETDFVCFDTGFNGHDDYDIDSLLGYYSTQKDGDDLTETADGAEIPSESTDRPSEILSMDNDDIYDGDDDDEEDDGGGHDASQNTDVFPEEPSADYLPAGTTEPARQEAEEQEPGAASDVTQTHTDLSAAHENHSTAHEPPTAGDSTLENAESDQRETDGGDTDDLTVDPVPPEDHSTAGGPTSTVASDNEETGMASPHDETMVKPVPEKDPEAAVGSASLLTKSVPELRMTSRTPDEDIADDNDDDDEEEEFASDVISVEAKSEEPIKDVENEMIRPRVPGSGHPNEGPSETQKAINNNDEDEEEEDDDDDEDIPRTKNSWSSLGDTVFAIVSGGRRTAEVSTSEDVLDKQEEITPEKRLAQDDVDINAPPAKEPPYDDQADEDTLIFLEADTEDIDHEAVPLMFNHQRSDEEKHGAVEHPTEQELKPADEQATQENPQEFSTAEDPNTRDLPAEPSSHLLDAEALNEPKVSGNPDLGEDNNEEEGDEDTYDDEDDVDAGQAKDISVHAGDGTGDLKEEETLTRREAGYVMDNENDTDTPDGNDSLLRQDSENSVKELENNATQETEINEDLHTDEELPSKEYDMQEEETEGGELLEDENALSHSKPSEETYEPPTGSDVSTTPEPEYGDDVLRLTLMRAHFKDQDMQRMRKFLSLSDLLKAEALFADLDLELQAARLNDISPAEDIEKSLDAILEASEDVILNEIEKMLDSRDPKQYDGEHKDGVLFDEEARLLDEFQELVFKLRQKYSAASDSTPLTANGEPVPRQADYTSHNPEVQAEIPPPVVRAEQDDGPTEENNGSVVVPDVTEKQPESDAEQGALDEAHQGADLSVGADGGHFNRNEDNQPSYGGAEDMQKIPPAVLEKPFDLGLGVEMESSSGSLDIVMPVGDLHEEEEEEKMGLFSSGLFYSGCLLSMMKTSVTHWVIVVISLLPEEWRPGETLLGCPWQAVIVTALVGVFTIVVFIWNTILAVKKKEYLVTDKWLKDQITSLKKGKEDAVLKVSELQQMIQDLHEKKKQSEESACHAQRKNKELEWKLGKSEKQTKRFEEEVRSHSALLEEQKANNQRDNARIEQLMKANEQLQLSRKKSKQAFEQATVFLDEAKLHENARRVQQKCLERDYAVLKEQNNELKASMKGWEEKHEDLNKRIKLYQKSQKELEDLVTLKDHNVEVLSNLLGDLDAFDCQKGDTQVLANGELPNDKKTMIKNRIKQMTDVSLVQTTLFVVEEERNGFMAKFLNEEKTRKVLEEQHQELEHSIATIKSEKSHIENQYKILEQKNEILTEMYQQKQNALQQKLTKEEMERRNKETLLSTVGGKTLEAESQVKLLRQRISEMEDQMKKAEVAYKEQIKEQENKTHSNWMSARTAERAVNQEKIETSRLRDKLGLLSSQLNEYRAHLFQPNPGHVGARPAGDSYGPSPVSGGAPSPPTRMEDPRRAPSAPLGDRRIDRYGPRPPSDPQGRYHDNKHAPRMDMSGPRTSSPATRDDSGPGSFSSSAIMDSPPSNPSRGSPHDAHYDGPLLPPGPRGAPPPPGLYRPPPLGPMYPPLPGMMGPRGPPPPPLHFRPPPPGANGGPPPPGYMGGEYGPRPPNGHAFNPRPEPRGPPPPHMRPQLPPPHYGPHGLRGPMGPQPPFSPDMRYSGPPGPPGPGYPPGQAYPPAPGGVPPHQPPHGDGYAHAPPPDAHRPPSAAAAAGPGQGRRDAPPQDPVNSMTSMAEP is encoded by the exons ATGGCAGCTGCGCTCTTCTACCAAAAATGCGTGTTATTACTCATATTTTATTTTGGATCAATTACCGCTTTGGATAGAAGATTTTCCGACCTCAAAATATGTGCAGACAAGGAGTGCAGTA TGCTCCTTGTTCGGGGGAAGATGATTGATGATTTCTCAGGACCGGATTGTCGATTCCTGTCCGCCAAGAAATCTGAAAATGTTTATGTGTACTACAAATTAGGTGGCAAGAGAACAGACATGTGGGCGGGAAGT GTTGGGCGTCAATTTGGCTACTTCCCAGAGCACCTAATTGAAGTTAACTATGTATATACCGAAACTGAAATAGTACTTCCAACAGAG GAAACAGATTTTGTCTGCTTCGACACAGGATTTAATGGTCATGATGACTATGATATAGATTCATTGTTAGGCTACTATTCCACACAGAAGGATGGTGACGACCTGACTGAAACTGCAGACGGTGCAGAAATACCATCAGAATCAACGGATAGGCCATCTGAAATTTTGTCTATGGACAATGATGATATTTATGacggcgatgatgatgatgaggaagatgatggtggtggtcatGATGCCTCTCAAAACACAGATGTGTTCCCAGAGGAGCCAAGTGCAGACTATCTGCCTGCAGGGACAACAGAGCCGGCCAGACAAGAAGCTGAAGAGCAGGAGCCAGGGGCTGCATCTGATGTGACCCAGACCCACACAGACCTCTCAGCTGCTCATGAGAACCACTCTACTGCTCATGAACCACCAACTGCTGGAGATTCCACTCTGGAAAACGCTGAATCGGACCAACGTGAAACCGATGGGGGAGACACAGATGATCTCACGGTTGACCCAGTCCCTCCAGAGGATCATTCTACTGCAGGTGGACCTACATCCACCGTTGCCAGTGATAATGAGGAGACTGGCATGGCCAGCCCTCATGATGAGACCATGGTTAAACCAGTCCCTGAAAAAGATCCTGAGGCTGCAGTTGGATCTGCCTCCCTATTGACAAAGAGTGTCCCAGAGTTAAGAATGACATCCAGAACCCCAGATGAAGATATCGcagatgataatgatgatgatgatgaggaggaggagtttgccAGTGATGTCATCTCTGTTGAGGCAAAGAGTGAAGAGCCAATCAAAGATGTGGAGAATGAGATGATTAGGCCACGTGTTCCTGGAAGTGGCCATCCTAATGAGGGTCCCAGTGAAACCCAAAAagctataaataataatgatgaagatgaggaggaagaagatgatgacgatgatgaggacATACCCAGGACTAAAAACAGCTGGTCTTCACTTGGCGACACTGTTTTTGCAATCGTCAGTGGCGGTAGAAGGACGGCAGAGGTTTCGACTTCAGAAGACGTCCTGGACAAACAAGAAGAAATTACCCCAGAAAAACGTCTAGCCCAAGACGATGTAGATATCAACGCGCCACCCGCCAAAGAGCCACCATACGACGATCAAGCTGACGAAGATACTCTCATATTTTTGGAGGCGGACACAGAAGACATAGACCATGAAGCTGTGCCTCTGATGTTTAATCACCAAAGAAgcgatgaggaaaaacatggtGCAGTCGAGCACCCAACCGAGCAGGAGCTTAAGCCCGCTGACGAGCAGGCGACACAAGAGAATCCACAGGAGTTCTCCACCGCAGAAGATCCCAACACAAGAGATCTCCCTGCCGAACCTTCATCTCACCTGTTGGACGCTGAGGCACTCAACGAGCCCAAGGTGTCAGGAAATCCTGATCTGGGTGAAGACAACAACGAAGAGGAGGGCGATGAAGACActtatgatgatgaggatgatgttgATGCAGGGCAGGCCAAGGACATCTCAGTGCATGCTGGGGATGGAACCGGAGATTTAAAAGAAGAGGAAACATTGACCCGCCGTGAAGCGGGGTATGTAATGGACAATGAGAACGACACAGATACGCCTGACGGGAATGACAGCTTATTAAGGCAGGATTCAGAAAACTCTGTAAAAGAGCTGGAAAACAATGCAACTCAAGAAACTGAGATTAACGAGGACCTACACACAGACGAGGAGCTGCCATCAAAAGAATATGatatgcaggaggaggagacggaaggGGGTGAATTACTTGAAGACGAAAACGCCCTTTCACACTCCAAGCCCAGCGAAGAAACGTACGAACCCCCGACAGGAAGCGACGTGTCCACGACACCGGAGCCGGAATACGGCGACGACGTGCTGAGGCTGACCCTCATGCGTGCCCATTTCAAGGACCAGGACATGCAGCGCATGCGGAAGTTCCTCAGCCTCAGTGACCTCCTCAAGGCCGAGGCCCTGTTCGCCGACCTCGACCTGGAGCTGCAGGCGGCGCGCCTCAACGACATTTCCCCCGCCGAGGACATCGAGAAGTCTCTGGACGCCATCCTGGAGGCCTCGGAGGACGTCATCCTGAACGAGATCGAGAAGATGCTGGACAGCAGGGACCCGAAGCAGTATGACGGCGAGCACAAGGACGGGGTCCTGTTCGACGAGGAGGCTCGACTGCTGGACGAGTTTCAGGAGCTCGTGTTCAAACTGCGGCAGAAGTACTCTGCGGCCAGCGACAGCACACCACTGACGGCTAATGGAGAACCAGTGCCTCGCCAag CTGACTACACATCACACAACCCAGAAGTCCAAGCAGAGATCCCCCCACCCGTCGTCCGGGCCGAGCAAGACGACGGTCCCACCGAGGAGAACAATGGCAGCGTTGTGGTCCCCGACGTGACGGAGAAGCAGCCAGAGAGCGATGCAGAGCAGGGGGCGTTGGACGAGGCCCACCAGGGCGCTGACCTCAGTGTGGGGGCAGACGGGGGACACTTCAACAGGAACGAAGACAATCAACCCAGTTACGGGGGGGCGGAAGACATGCAGAAGATCCCACCAGCTGTCCTGGAGAAGCCCTTTGACCTGGGACTCGGCGTGGAGATGGAGAGCTCCTCAG GTTCTCTGGACATAGTGATGCCAGTCGGGGATTtacatgaagaagaagaagaagaaaaaatggGTTTATTCTCAAGTGGACTGTTTTACAGTGGTTGTCTTCTTTCCATGATGAAGACAAGTGTGACCCATTGGGTGATCGTG GTGATCTCCCTTCTGCCAGAAGAATGGCGGCCGGGGGAGACCCTGCTGGGCTGTCCTTGGCAAGCCGTTATCGTCACGGCCCTGGTGGGGGTCTTCACCATCGTTGTCTTCATATGGAATACCATTCTGGCT GTCAAAAAGAAGGAGTATCTTG TGACTGACAAGTGGCTTAAAGACCAAATAACATCActcaaaaaaggaaaagaagatGCGGTTTTAAAGGTGTCAGAGCTTCAGCAAATG ATTCAGGATTTAcacgaaaaaaagaaacaatcTGAAGAAAGCGCTTGTCATGCCCAGAGAAAGAATAAGGAGCTAGAG TGGAAACTGGGAAAGTCAGAAAAACAAACTAAGCGATTCGAAGAGGAAGTCCGATCCCACTCTGCGCTTCTTGAAGAGCAGAAGGCGAACAATCAGAGGGACAACGCCAGA ATCGAACAGTTGATGAAGGCCAACGAGCAGCTGCAGCTCAGCCGGAAGAAGAGCAAGCAAGCTTTCGAGCAG GCCACCGTGTTCCTGGATGAGGCCAAGCTGCACGAGAATGCACGAAGAGTCCAGCAGAAATGTCTAGAGAGGGATTATGCAGTGCTGAAGGAACAAAACAATGAG CTCAAGGCATCCATGAAAGGCTGGGAGGAAAAACACGAGGACCTGAACAAGCGGATCAAGCTCTATCAAAAGTCCCAGAAGGAGCTTGAAGACTTGGTCACCCTCAAAGATCACAATGTGGAG GTACTGTCTAATCTTCTGGGTGACCTGGATGCTTTTGATTGCCAAAAAGGGGACACACAAGTACTAGCCAACGGCGAGCTACCTAACG ATAAGAAAACGATGATAAAAAACAGGATCAAGCAGATGACGGACGTTTCACTG GTCCAGACCACTCTGTTTGTGGTTGAAGAGGAGCGGAACGGTTTCATGGCCAAATTCCTCAATGAGGAAAAGACTAGGAAGGTGCTTGAAG AGCAACACCAGGAGCTGGAGCACTCCATCGCCACCATAAAGAGCGAGAAGAGCCACATTGAAAATCAGTACAAGATCCTCGAGCAGAAGAATGAGATCTTGACCGAGATGTACCAGCAGAAGCAGAATGCTTTGCAGCA GAAACTGACCAAAGAGGAGATGGAGCGGCGCAACAAGGAGACCCTGCTGTCCACGGTCGGCGGCAAGACCCTGGAGGCGGAGTCCCAGGTGAAGCTGCTGCGGCAGCGCATCAGCGAGATGGAGGATCAGATGAAGAAGGCCGAGGTGGCCTACAAGGAACAG ATTAAAGAGCAGGAGAATAAGACTCATTCAAATTGG ATGAGCGCGCGGACGGCTGAGCGCGCGGTGAACCAGGAGAAGATTGAGACGTCGAGGCTGCGGGACAA GCTGGGTCTGCTGTCGTCCCAGCTCAACGAGTACCGCGCCCACCTGTTCCAGCCCAACCCGGGACACGTTGGGGCCCGCCCAG CAGGGGACTCCTACGGGCCCTCTCCCGTCAGCGGCGGGGCCCCGTCCCCCCCTACCAGGATGGAGGACCCCCGCCGGGCCCCTTCCGCCCCACTGGGGGACAGGAGGATCGATCGCTACG GTCCCCGGCCTCCGTCTGACCCGCAGGGCCGTTACCACGACAACAAACACGCCCCTCGAATGG ACATGTCGGGCCCTCGGACCTCGTCTCCGGCCACCAGGGACGACTCG GGCCCCggatccttctcctcctccgccatcaTGGACTCCCCACCCTCCAACCCGTCCCGGGGGTCCCCCCACGACGCCCACTACGACGgccccctcctgcccccggGCCCGCGCGGCGCCCCTCCCCCGCCGGGTCTGTACCGGCCCCCGCCGCTCGGCCCCATGTACCCCCCGCTCCCCGGGATGATGGGCCCCCgcggcccgccccctccccctctccacttcCGGCCGCCACCACCGGGGGCCAACGGTGGCCCCCCGCCGCCGGGGTACATGGGAGGGGAGTACGGCCCCCGCCCGCCCAACGGACACGCCTTCAACCCCCGGCCGGAGCCCAGGGGCCCGCCGCCGCCCCACATGCGGCCTCAGCTGCCGCCACCACATTACGGACCACACG GCCTCCGCGGACCAATGGGACCGcagccccccttctcccctgaCATGCGGTATTCGGGACCACCAGGACCACCCGGACCCGGGTACCCTCCCGGACAGGCCTACCCACCTGCTCCAGGAGGCGTCCCGCCTCACCAACCACCACACGGAGACGGCTACGCGCACGCGCCCCCGCCAGACGCCCACCGGCCCCCCTCCGCCGCCGCGGCGGCCGGCCCTGGACAGGGTCGGCGGGACGCGCCCCCCCAGGACCCTGTGAACTCCATGACCAGTATGGCCGAGCCTTGA